In Microvenator marinus, one genomic interval encodes:
- a CDS encoding TRAP transporter large permease → MTIVAGILLFIAALLGAPLFVVLAAFALMMFVQSGTDIVVLAEEQYKLATNPHLITIPLFTFAGFLMAHSKAGDRLVRASRAILGWLPGGLAIVVIATCAFFTTFTGASGVTIVALGGLLLPMMVRENYPEKFGLGLITGSGSIGLLFPPSLPIILYGIVAMVSIDDLFLAGIFPGMLMMGVLALYSMFVARKHEVERTRFEFKEALLAIREAGWELLVPAVVLVSIYGGFVTIGEASAIAALYVLIVEVFIKKDIILRPDSEDDRPDLPMIIRESMVMVGAILLILGVALGLTNYLVQEEVPMKILALIQEHVQSKFTFLLLLTVFLLIVGCLMDIFSAIVVVVPLITPIAASYGIHPVHLGIIFLANLEIGYITPPVGMNLFISSLAFDKPVVELYKLALPFLGLLLIALLIITYWEGLSLFLIQ, encoded by the coding sequence ATGACTATTGTAGCCGGAATCCTCCTCTTTATTGCCGCATTGCTCGGGGCGCCGCTTTTTGTAGTGCTAGCCGCGTTTGCGCTGATGATGTTCGTGCAATCAGGCACGGATATCGTGGTTTTAGCTGAGGAGCAGTACAAACTCGCCACCAACCCACACTTGATTACGATTCCACTCTTTACCTTCGCGGGCTTTCTGATGGCCCATAGTAAGGCGGGAGACCGACTCGTTCGGGCGAGCCGAGCTATCTTGGGTTGGTTGCCCGGTGGGCTTGCGATCGTGGTGATCGCGACCTGTGCATTCTTCACGACCTTCACTGGGGCTTCGGGCGTGACGATCGTTGCCCTCGGAGGCCTGCTCTTGCCGATGATGGTCCGGGAGAACTACCCCGAGAAGTTCGGCCTTGGATTGATCACGGGCTCAGGGTCGATCGGACTGCTCTTCCCGCCATCCTTGCCCATCATCCTCTACGGCATCGTCGCTATGGTGAGTATTGACGACCTCTTTCTAGCAGGCATTTTCCCCGGAATGTTGATGATGGGAGTGCTGGCGCTCTACTCAATGTTCGTGGCGCGCAAACATGAGGTGGAGCGGACTCGGTTTGAGTTCAAGGAGGCCTTACTCGCGATTCGTGAGGCGGGCTGGGAGCTCTTGGTTCCCGCCGTAGTCTTGGTAAGTATCTATGGCGGATTCGTAACCATCGGAGAGGCATCGGCCATTGCCGCGCTCTACGTCTTGATTGTGGAAGTCTTCATCAAGAAAGACATCATTCTACGTCCGGATTCTGAGGATGATCGACCCGACCTGCCGATGATCATTCGCGAGTCGATGGTGATGGTGGGGGCTATTCTTCTCATTCTGGGCGTCGCATTGGGGCTGACCAACTACCTCGTACAAGAGGAAGTTCCGATGAAAATTTTGGCCCTGATTCAGGAACACGTGCAGAGCAAATTCACCTTCTTGCTCTTGCTCACAGTGTTCCTGCTGATTGTGGGCTGTTTGATGGATATCTTTAGCGCAATCGTGGTTGTGGTACCCTTGATTACGCCAATTGCTGCATCTTACGGGATTCATCCGGTTCACTTGGGAATCATCTTCCTGGCAAACCTCGAAATCGGCTACATCACGCCACCGGTCGGCATGAACCTCTTCATCTCGTCCCTGGCGTTCGATAAACCTGTGGTGGAGCTCTACAAGCTCGCTCTGCCTTTTCTTGGGCTTCTCTTGATAGCCCTCTTGATCATCACGTATTGGGAAGGTCTCTCGCTCTTTCTGATTCAATAA
- a CDS encoding prepilin peptidase → MTLLIYTLVFAFVIGATIGSFLNVVIYRVPAGLSIVQPASRCPSCETPIRWHDNIPIFSWLILAGKCRDCGAKFSPRYALIELLTAVIAAVMWWQCAAPVFAEFSDPTEIPWKWVVIPFAFRFIFACLLIVIAFVDLDHFIIPHEFTVPGMVIGLAAPWVYNFVLGPEWFLMPWMWPPATPMISLIGFFAGGLMILLIFYLYLAARGVEGMGGGDVTLMAMVGAWLGWPSLVFIFFAASLQALVGAGVAHLFGLDFLKDGAEVFADDEPLGFRDKEEEASVDDAAEGEGEEDESAEEVDDTIPAGKLALPFGPFIALAALEFLILGPYLPDALSMRYFY, encoded by the coding sequence GTGACCCTTTTGATATACACGCTCGTCTTTGCCTTTGTGATCGGCGCGACAATTGGGAGCTTCCTAAACGTTGTGATCTATCGAGTTCCCGCAGGTCTCTCGATTGTGCAGCCAGCAAGCCGTTGTCCTTCCTGTGAAACGCCGATTCGATGGCATGACAATATCCCGATTTTCTCGTGGCTGATTCTCGCGGGAAAGTGCCGGGATTGTGGCGCCAAGTTCTCGCCTCGTTATGCACTCATTGAACTCTTGACGGCGGTCATCGCCGCCGTGATGTGGTGGCAATGCGCCGCACCGGTCTTCGCCGAGTTTAGCGACCCAACGGAGATCCCTTGGAAGTGGGTGGTCATCCCATTTGCGTTTCGCTTCATCTTCGCTTGTTTGTTGATCGTCATCGCGTTTGTGGACTTGGATCACTTCATCATCCCTCACGAGTTTACCGTTCCCGGCATGGTGATTGGGTTGGCCGCACCTTGGGTCTACAATTTCGTTCTCGGCCCGGAATGGTTCCTGATGCCGTGGATGTGGCCTCCAGCGACGCCGATGATTAGTTTGATCGGCTTTTTTGCCGGGGGACTCATGATTCTGCTTATTTTCTACCTCTACCTTGCGGCCCGTGGCGTGGAAGGAATGGGTGGTGGAGATGTCACCCTGATGGCAATGGTCGGAGCCTGGCTCGGTTGGCCTTCGCTGGTCTTCATTTTCTTTGCGGCGAGCCTTCAGGCCCTTGTAGGTGCAGGGGTTGCGCACCTTTTCGGATTAGACTTTCTGAAGGACGGTGCTGAGGTTTTTGCCGACGACGAGCCTTTGGGGTTTCGCGATAAGGAAGAAGAGGCAAGCGTGGACGACGCGGCAGAAGGCGAGGGCGAAGAAGACGAAAGTGCAGAAGAAGTTGATGATACGATTCCAGCCGGGAAGCTCGCCCTGCCGTTTGGCCCGTTCATCGCTCTTGCGGCACTAGAGTTCCTTATTCTGGGACCCTATCTGCCTGATGCGCTCTCGATGAGGTATTTCTATTAG
- a CDS encoding sensor histidine kinase, with product MKHELSIWPGGLRAQILVGIGALLVGSFALLGMLIESVLASQIERGARERGLAAARLVGHAPETPLDELARDFRLNYVSFRSGEAERVWGKMVDDGVGFVALTRENWRVEIDLNYEEETHEIRRWRGLVWGFLAAEACLLLLFVYGFLTFLVVRPVRAMGVATERAGAGDLASAITVLPPNEFGKVAHSFNQMLERLEASKVQLEEQMDALIRSEKLASVGQLAAGVAHEVGNPLAAISGYVDVIDDEMSPEDLEDVLARMRKQLLRIQHTIRALLDFSREDGVEPILMDPKECVDEALELVKTMSRSRNVVFEVDLPDALPRIRIAPAHLVQVLLNLLMNAVDAMGEQGGRVYLGWMDGVLEIRDSGPGIPEDLRHRIFDPFFTTKEPGKGTGLGLAISAKLMGSMGGSLILGPSDEGARFLVKLPEHAP from the coding sequence ATGAAACACGAGTTGTCGATCTGGCCAGGAGGGCTTCGGGCCCAGATTCTGGTGGGAATCGGTGCGCTGCTCGTGGGTTCGTTTGCGCTGCTTGGAATGCTGATAGAGAGCGTGCTCGCGTCTCAGATCGAGCGTGGTGCCAGAGAGCGCGGGCTTGCCGCTGCGCGCTTGGTAGGACACGCGCCGGAGACTCCGCTGGATGAGTTGGCCCGCGATTTCCGGCTCAATTACGTGTCCTTTCGGTCGGGTGAAGCCGAGAGAGTTTGGGGAAAAATGGTGGATGATGGGGTAGGCTTCGTGGCGTTGACCCGTGAGAACTGGAGGGTCGAGATCGACCTCAATTATGAAGAGGAAACCCACGAGATCAGACGATGGCGTGGGCTTGTTTGGGGATTCCTCGCTGCCGAAGCCTGTCTCTTGCTCCTCTTTGTCTACGGGTTTTTGACCTTCCTCGTTGTGAGGCCAGTCCGGGCTATGGGCGTCGCGACCGAGCGCGCTGGTGCAGGGGATTTGGCTTCAGCTATCACCGTGCTCCCTCCGAATGAGTTCGGTAAAGTCGCGCACAGTTTTAATCAAATGTTGGAGAGACTCGAGGCCTCAAAGGTCCAGCTCGAGGAGCAAATGGACGCTTTAATCCGCAGCGAAAAGCTTGCCTCTGTAGGTCAGCTTGCGGCGGGTGTTGCACACGAAGTTGGAAATCCTTTGGCCGCAATCTCTGGTTATGTGGATGTGATCGATGACGAGATGTCTCCCGAGGACCTGGAAGATGTCCTTGCACGCATGCGTAAACAACTTCTAAGAATTCAGCACACAATCCGGGCGCTTCTCGACTTTAGCCGCGAAGACGGCGTAGAGCCGATTCTGATGGATCCGAAAGAGTGCGTCGACGAGGCTTTGGAGCTTGTTAAGACCATGTCGAGGTCTAGAAATGTGGTCTTCGAAGTTGACTTGCCGGATGCTTTGCCTCGGATTCGAATTGCTCCGGCTCACCTGGTGCAGGTCTTGCTGAACTTGCTCATGAACGCGGTCGACGCCATGGGAGAGCAGGGTGGCCGGGTCTACCTGGGTTGGATGGACGGCGTTTTGGAGATTCGCGACAGTGGTCCAGGAATTCCAGAAGACCTTCGCCATCGCATTTTCGACCCGTTTTTCACGACGAAGGAACCGGGGAAAGGGACGGGATTAGGCCTCGCAATTAGCGCAAAACTGATGGGAAGTATGGGAGGAAGTCTGATACTCGGACCATCGGACGAAGGCGCACGGTTCTTGGTAAAGCTTCCCGAGCACGCACCATGA
- a CDS encoding tetratricopeptide repeat protein — protein sequence MIKHYPKFLSALGILGIATAVVFLTGVILSFIPGNPTIAAFFVGRSDLERSFAFLLVAIPYVFLIAHLYLRTHAGQFFLRRGEVGLAKEYCEARLRVTPGRGKLEVAYHRLYLGQAAIREGAYTQALSVLREVKPPYRLLSEYLRWEMEALLRLENLKDAKELCIHLERFKNAAFYAAAAELSFRQGETEKAAERLKDARWIDDKDPRVAATAILLNDVKDDETLERALIWADQVPGAALELYLAAGRDAGEHVKDSADSRSKYVLSKTEVQDG from the coding sequence ATGATCAAGCATTATCCAAAATTCTTGTCGGCCCTAGGAATCCTTGGGATTGCCACTGCGGTGGTCTTTCTCACGGGGGTGATTTTGAGTTTCATCCCGGGAAATCCCACTATTGCTGCGTTTTTTGTGGGTAGGAGTGACTTAGAGCGCTCGTTCGCCTTTCTTTTGGTGGCGATACCCTATGTGTTTTTGATCGCTCATTTGTATTTGAGGACTCACGCTGGCCAATTCTTCCTGCGGCGAGGGGAGGTCGGCTTGGCGAAGGAGTATTGCGAGGCTCGCCTTCGAGTGACGCCCGGCCGCGGTAAGCTCGAAGTTGCGTACCATCGGCTCTATCTCGGGCAGGCAGCAATTCGCGAGGGTGCATATACGCAGGCCCTCAGCGTTTTGCGCGAAGTCAAACCTCCATACCGTCTACTCTCGGAGTATCTTCGTTGGGAAATGGAGGCATTGCTTCGATTGGAGAATCTGAAAGATGCGAAAGAACTCTGTATCCATTTAGAAAGGTTCAAGAATGCAGCATTCTATGCTGCAGCAGCCGAACTCTCATTCAGGCAGGGTGAAACCGAAAAGGCAGCCGAGCGTCTCAAAGATGCACGTTGGATTGACGATAAAGATCCACGTGTAGCGGCCACCGCTATTCTACTAAACGACGTGAAGGATGATGAGACTTTGGAGCGCGCGTTGATTTGGGCGGACCAAGTGCCGGGTGCCGCGCTGGAGCTATATCTCGCAGCGGGGCGTGACGCCGGGGAACACGTGAAGGATAGTGCTGATTCGCGTTCAAAATATGTTCTGAGTAAAACTGAGGTGCAAGATGGATAA
- a CDS encoding CoA-binding protein, with translation MDKHSDQAILEILGSVKSLAIVGARADGPAFYVPEYLQKQGYAPIPVTPKGGEIWGAEAVTSLESLEKAPDAVVLFRRSEAIPGHVPEILALDPLPKLVWMQKGIENAQAAEELEAQGIFVVQDRCMMVEHKRLS, from the coding sequence ATGGATAAGCATTCGGACCAGGCAATTCTAGAAATCTTAGGGTCGGTTAAGTCTCTGGCTATCGTTGGAGCGCGTGCAGATGGGCCGGCGTTCTACGTTCCGGAGTACCTGCAAAAACAGGGATATGCGCCGATTCCGGTTACGCCAAAGGGCGGTGAGATTTGGGGCGCTGAAGCTGTGACCTCTCTAGAGAGCCTTGAGAAAGCACCGGATGCGGTCGTTCTCTTTCGCAGGTCCGAAGCCATTCCCGGGCACGTACCTGAGATTCTCGCACTAGACCCGCTTCCCAAACTGGTTTGGATGCAGAAAGGGATCGAAAACGCGCAAGCCGCCGAGGAACTTGAAGCCCAAGGGATTTTTGTGGTTCAAGACCGGTGTATGATGGTCGAGCACAAACGACTAAGTTAG
- a CDS encoding TadE/TadG family type IV pilus assembly protein produces MRRLLRFNRNERASAMTEFVMFLPIFIVVFAGIVNLGKFGYSTTQNKILAQKALWTGVIPVTHSTTTDTGSHMSSVIGGGDAGLHLADLAMDGSNPQQAVDGVEGGLMGLGLGVGGHWGESYGRTIVVSVLPGVGGDLERHESAEDVIGDQPFPQAILNDSVNRPRGSGGIIGSILQYIAGSGVVAALGAGIRYGTVFGEHEHTFTVGRLGSFKSRSHYDVLVAPSPLKGVATKTSWALARAYAESEDNYSVMMNFGESEWEGDSSGGSSMDGTMGDLGDFDPNFDPDSDDYQDQIDEAIRESEEQEGGGG; encoded by the coding sequence ATGAGACGATTACTCCGCTTCAATCGAAACGAACGGGCCAGCGCAATGACGGAATTCGTCATGTTTTTGCCCATATTCATCGTGGTCTTTGCCGGAATCGTGAATCTCGGCAAGTTCGGCTACTCCACCACCCAGAACAAGATACTCGCCCAAAAGGCCCTCTGGACAGGCGTGATTCCGGTGACGCACTCTACGACTACAGACACGGGGTCGCATATGTCCTCCGTAATCGGCGGAGGCGACGCAGGATTGCACCTCGCCGATCTGGCAATGGACGGCTCCAACCCTCAACAGGCGGTTGACGGTGTGGAGGGAGGACTCATGGGCCTCGGCTTGGGTGTAGGAGGCCATTGGGGCGAGTCCTACGGTCGTACCATCGTGGTTTCGGTACTACCCGGAGTAGGTGGTGACCTCGAGCGGCACGAGAGCGCCGAAGATGTGATCGGTGATCAACCTTTCCCTCAAGCAATTCTCAACGATAGCGTCAACAGACCGCGGGGCAGTGGCGGGATTATCGGTTCGATTTTGCAGTATATCGCAGGAAGCGGCGTCGTCGCGGCTCTTGGCGCGGGAATTAGATACGGTACGGTCTTCGGTGAGCACGAGCACACGTTCACCGTGGGTCGGCTCGGGAGCTTTAAGTCGCGTTCTCACTACGATGTGCTCGTCGCGCCATCCCCGCTCAAGGGCGTTGCTACGAAGACTTCTTGGGCGCTCGCACGCGCCTATGCGGAGAGCGAAGACAACTACAGCGTCATGATGAACTTTGGTGAGTCGGAGTGGGAAGGAGATTCATCGGGCGGATCATCCATGGACGGCACGATGGGTGATTTGGGCGATTTCGACCCGAACTTCGACCCCGATAGTGACGATTATCAGGATCAGATCGACGAGGCCATTCGTGAATCTGAGGAGCAGGAAGGAGGTGGGGGATGA
- the rplS gene encoding 50S ribosomal protein L19, with translation MDVIKKLNEKQLREVPHFRPGDTVRVHLLIREGEKERVQVFEGVCIGRSGSGLQETFTVRKISYTVGVERVFPVHSPRIEKIEVAAIGKVRRAKLHYLRELTGKAARIRTKRERKGT, from the coding sequence ATGGACGTCATCAAGAAACTCAATGAGAAGCAGCTTCGCGAAGTTCCTCACTTCCGCCCAGGCGATACCGTACGTGTTCACTTGCTCATCCGCGAGGGTGAGAAAGAGCGTGTTCAGGTATTCGAAGGCGTCTGCATCGGCCGAAGCGGCTCAGGCCTTCAGGAAACGTTCACCGTTCGTAAGATCTCCTACACCGTAGGCGTCGAGCGCGTGTTCCCTGTACACAGCCCAAGGATCGAGAAAATCGAAGTTGCCGCAATCGGTAAGGTCCGTCGTGCGAAATTGCACTACCTCCGAGAACTTACTGGTAAGGCTGCTCGTATTCGCACCAAGCGTGAGCGAAAGGGCACCTGA
- a CDS encoding ribonuclease HII has product MQISLFSEPGWEIGDVEDWCVQSGYRWVVGVDEAGRGPLAGPVQAAAVLLDLHQLDDQWLKSLNDSKKLSETAREDAFQAIVENACAFKLVAKDAALIDQINILQASLEALADCASAISAEHDVDFLAVDGNQRVEWVGKQRALVKGDGRSLAIAAASILAKVTRDRMMKESHEKWPEYRFDSNKGYGSKVHLQAIETYGPCEIHRLSFAGVKEHSHRLRDLKCEK; this is encoded by the coding sequence ATGCAGATTAGCCTCTTCTCTGAGCCTGGATGGGAAATCGGGGACGTAGAGGATTGGTGCGTTCAAAGCGGCTATCGGTGGGTCGTTGGGGTCGACGAGGCAGGCCGTGGGCCACTCGCTGGGCCTGTACAGGCCGCGGCCGTCTTGCTCGACTTGCACCAGTTGGACGACCAATGGCTGAAGTCGTTGAATGACTCAAAGAAGTTGAGTGAGACAGCACGGGAAGACGCCTTTCAAGCTATTGTCGAGAACGCGTGCGCGTTTAAATTGGTGGCCAAGGATGCTGCGTTGATCGATCAGATCAACATTCTGCAAGCTTCGCTCGAGGCGCTCGCCGATTGCGCGTCTGCAATCTCGGCTGAGCATGACGTGGACTTTCTGGCGGTGGATGGCAACCAACGAGTTGAGTGGGTGGGGAAGCAGCGCGCGCTTGTGAAGGGGGATGGACGTAGTTTGGCGATCGCTGCTGCGTCCATTCTTGCGAAAGTAACGCGTGATCGGATGATGAAAGAAAGCCATGAGAAATGGCCCGAGTATCGATTTGATTCGAACAAGGGATACGGCTCCAAAGTACATCTCCAAGCGATCGAAACCTACGGCCCGTGCGAGATTCATCGGCTAAGTTTTGCCGGTGTTAAGGAGCACTCCCACCGGTTGCGTGACCTCAAGTGCGAAAAATGA
- a CDS encoding YraN family protein, which produces MTQQRIDLGKKSESIAADFLEKQGWSILERNYRCTLGEIDIIAERIDEVAGAFRKTIALVEVKSRRRRPGLRPEHQMTLGKRRRLVRLAKSYIRARRVRARVRFDVVAVEWNAEEYVVRHHESAFDANGHVT; this is translated from the coding sequence ATGACACAGCAACGCATAGATTTAGGAAAGAAGAGTGAGTCCATCGCCGCGGATTTTCTCGAGAAGCAAGGCTGGAGTATTCTCGAGAGGAATTACAGATGTACCCTTGGCGAAATCGACATCATCGCTGAGCGCATTGACGAAGTGGCGGGAGCGTTTCGTAAGACGATCGCGCTGGTGGAGGTGAAGTCGCGGAGGAGGCGCCCAGGCTTACGGCCAGAACATCAGATGACTCTTGGGAAGCGTCGAAGGCTCGTACGATTGGCCAAGAGCTATATCCGTGCACGTAGAGTGAGAGCACGCGTCAGGTTTGATGTTGTAGCTGTAGAGTGGAATGCAGAAGAGTATGTGGTCAGACACCATGAATCGGCCTTTGATGCCAATGGTCACGTGACCTGA
- a CDS encoding tetratricopeptide repeat protein: protein MTTQLNKKFFRSLKFAIVGCVALTSPALMAQGMSFGEDEVEAVTEMSPMGKVLEEGKALYNEEKFEEASLTFWKVIQDTDVAAEAFKPEAKYELGKTLFKLKLYHSALQIFGQIVDEGPSNPYFLPTLRGLVLLTDEVPEDPLLMQRLAAYAEFFPNEVPERYRDRFAYLVGRHMYNELDIDEALRILGMVSTRSPDYAKARYISGVAHVANYEAAEAVDAFKEVLRFLVAKEEAGTLNEEEAQLLDMTNLGMARVFYSTGGYDTSLKYYGRISRTSAQWPTALFESSWAYFQMDLYNKALGNLLTINAPFFDTAYFPEGMILTAVLYFYNCKYDRVRYVLEGFDEQYVPIKAEIDSVVAKYSDDTEAMYKWLLDQRQGATENYELVRVVNSALNDQQVQRKVKLIEAISEEKAALSEKSQTWKSSPLARALDTDLEVSAGFARSDAGMIAQQRLERASRELENLVLEQKKIQFEVARAEKGEIEADLRASMVVDRDVTDKPSVDVSDEEMYWTFDGEYWRDELGFYVFDVNSECKR, encoded by the coding sequence GTGACGACTCAATTGAACAAGAAATTCTTTCGAAGCCTCAAATTCGCCATCGTGGGCTGCGTGGCACTCACTAGCCCTGCGCTGATGGCCCAGGGAATGAGTTTCGGCGAGGACGAAGTGGAAGCCGTGACCGAAATGAGCCCTATGGGTAAGGTGCTCGAAGAAGGCAAAGCACTCTACAATGAGGAGAAGTTTGAAGAGGCGAGTCTTACCTTTTGGAAGGTGATTCAGGACACTGACGTGGCGGCCGAGGCTTTTAAGCCGGAAGCCAAATACGAGCTCGGTAAAACCCTTTTCAAACTGAAGCTCTACCACTCGGCATTGCAGATTTTTGGACAGATCGTCGACGAAGGTCCGTCAAATCCGTACTTTCTTCCTACGCTCCGCGGCCTCGTTCTCCTGACTGATGAAGTTCCCGAAGACCCGTTGCTCATGCAACGACTCGCGGCCTATGCCGAGTTTTTCCCGAATGAAGTGCCCGAGAGATATCGCGATCGCTTCGCTTATCTCGTTGGACGCCATATGTACAACGAGCTCGATATTGACGAGGCGCTTAGGATTCTCGGGATGGTTTCCACGCGGAGCCCCGACTATGCAAAGGCACGCTACATCTCCGGTGTGGCGCACGTTGCGAACTACGAGGCTGCCGAGGCTGTTGACGCATTCAAGGAAGTCTTACGATTTCTAGTGGCTAAGGAAGAAGCGGGAACTCTGAACGAGGAAGAAGCTCAGCTTCTGGACATGACCAACCTCGGTATGGCTCGCGTCTTTTACTCGACCGGTGGATACGATACCTCTCTGAAGTATTACGGAAGGATTTCGCGCACTTCCGCCCAATGGCCAACGGCCTTGTTTGAGTCGAGCTGGGCCTATTTCCAGATGGACCTCTACAATAAGGCTCTGGGCAATTTGCTTACGATCAACGCACCGTTTTTCGATACCGCTTATTTCCCTGAGGGAATGATTTTGACCGCGGTGTTGTACTTCTATAACTGCAAGTACGATCGCGTGCGCTACGTGCTTGAGGGTTTTGACGAGCAATACGTGCCAATTAAGGCAGAGATCGATTCGGTGGTAGCGAAGTATTCTGACGATACGGAGGCCATGTACAAATGGCTGCTAGATCAGCGCCAGGGAGCGACCGAGAACTACGAACTGGTTCGCGTCGTAAACTCGGCCCTCAATGACCAACAGGTTCAGAGAAAGGTCAAACTTATTGAAGCTATCTCCGAGGAGAAAGCGGCCCTCTCCGAAAAATCCCAGACTTGGAAGTCCTCGCCACTTGCTAGAGCGTTGGATACAGACTTGGAAGTGTCCGCTGGGTTTGCACGCTCGGACGCAGGAATGATCGCTCAACAAAGACTTGAACGAGCTTCACGAGAGCTAGAAAATCTTGTTCTCGAACAAAAGAAAATTCAATTCGAAGTCGCCCGAGCTGAAAAGGGTGAGATCGAGGCAGACCTGAGAGCCTCCATGGTGGTGGATCGGGATGTCACAGATAAGCCGAGCGTCGATGTCTCCGATGAGGAAATGTACTGGACGTTCGATGGCGAATATTGGCGAGATGAGCTCGGTTTTTATGTGTTCGATGTAAACTCCGAGTGCAAACGCTGA